CGAGCCCTACCTCAAAAAGAGGCTTCAGTCGTCTATTCACTGTTGAATAAGAGATCTCGACGTTGTGCCGACTTCGGAGGTTATACTCGATAGCCCGCGGAGGAAGTGCGAGATTACAGTCCTGGAGGAACTCCAGAATCGTATCATCGCTATCTGTCATCCAACTCGTTCGCGGGCGCATTAGCCCGTTTTCTCAATAAGACCGTTTAATTATATCGTAGCTCTGATTGTTTGGCAATGTACGATGCATTCCATGGCGACGTAGATTGCCAAAGTTATAAGTGGTCTGAACCAAAGAGTGCGACGGAGAGCTACACGCGGGCCTGACTGTCTCCAGGTCCAGAATCAAAAGCGGACCCAGTGGTGGAGCACTGGTTCGCGGTGGCTCCCGTAAACACAGTACGGAAGCAAGATGTACGCCAACCCACTGGAGCAAAAAGGCTCCGACCGACACGACGCACAGCACGACCACTGTCCTCTCTGTGGGGCGCGGACCACAGGATTCGAAGCGCGCGGTCCCTCGACGCACCACCGTGTCCCCTGCGGCCACCGCGTCGACTCACTCGCCATCAATGAGATCGCGAGCTACGGCGGTGAGTCCGCATGACGCGGTTCACTTTCACCCGCAAAGGAGCACCGACGACCACGAGCCGACCCTCACTCACGCCACCCGAACCCGTCGGAATCGGTGTTAAAACACTGCTTGGACAGGTCAGAAACAGGCACTTTCACTTTCACCGTCCGTCCAAGAATTCGGGCCTTTATCCGAGCGTCCGTCGGCAGACGGTGATGGCAGGGACGATAACGATCCGATTGGAGGACGAGACCGACCGATGGCGGTGGGTCTGTCCGGTCGGCCATCGGCAGTGGGAGCCGACGAACCACCACTTCTGGTGTGCCTCGTGCGCCCGCTCGTGGGGTGAGGGCGTTGAGCCGGAGTTCGACGAACTGCGGGACTTGGCGACGGGGCGGCTCGTCCATCGCGACGAGATTCGGCTGCTGACGTCCGTTGGACCGTACGACGACGTGGTCAGGGAGGGATCGGCATGAGCGCGCTCGACTGGCCCGCCGGGTTCGACCGCACACCAGCGAAGGAACGAACGCGGAACAACCGCTACGAGGCGACGCTCCGCCAGTCCATCGACGACCTCGGTGACGAGCTGGCGCGCGTCGGCGTCGACGACTGGCGGCTCTCGACCGGTGCGCAACACCAGACGCGTAACCCGAACCTTCCGTACGCAGATGCGAATCCGGACGATCCGGGGGCCGTCGTCAGGTGGTCGATGGACGGCGAGCAGTACGCCGTCGCCTGCGACGCCTATTCGCGACTTCGCGACAACGTGCGGACGCTCTACCTCTACGTCCGCGAGAAGCGCAAGATGGAGCAGCGCCCCGTGCGAACCGGTGAGTCTGAGTTCGCGAACGCGCGTCTCCCATCGGGAGATGACGTGGTCGCGACCGAGCCGGCTCCGCACGAGGTTCTTGAGGTCACCCCCGACGCCGATCCCGAGGCGGTGCGTGCCGCCTATCGAGAGCGGGTGAAGGAGGTCCACCCTGATCGCGGTGGATCCACAGAGGCGTTCCAGCGCGTGCGGAGTGCGAAAGAGGTGTTGCTCGATGGCGAGTGAGAGCGAAACAGAGGTTCACCGGATCTGGCGCTGCCGGGCGTGTGGACGGGTGCGACACGTCGACGACGACGGTCACTGTACCGACTGCCAGCGAGCGGTGCTCGTCACTGTCGGCGACCACTCGGTCGCTCTCGAGGAAGAGATCGCATTCGTGAAGACGGGTTTGAAACGGACACACGGTCGTGACGAGCGATATAAGTCCGCAGTCCGCGAGCGGTGTTCGCGAAACGTCACCTCGGGGTGGTGTCTATGAGCGACAAACCCCGCCAGAGGGACCTCTCGCCTACTGAAGCTGCAGAACGGTTCATCGCTCGCCGAGAGAAGCGTAACACGGACATGACGGTCCGCAGTTACGCGAACCGGCTCCGCGAGTTCGTCAGGTGGGCTGCAGAGAACGACATCGAGGCGATGAGGGAGCTTGATGGATGGTGGCTCGACGAGTACGAACGCCACCTCGAAGCGAAGGACAACGCCCCGGCGACGATCAAGGGAAAGATGTCTTCCCTCGATCAGCTGCTCAAGTACTGCGCGTCGATCGAAGTAGTCGATAGCGATCTCCCCGATAAGCTGGAGATACCGAAACTATCGAAAGACGAGGAGACGAGCGATGCGAAGCTTGACGCTGACGATGCGCGGAAACTCCTCTCGTTCTTCCGAGAATCCGTTCGGCACCGCGCCACGGTGCAGCACGTGATTTTGGAGCTGATGTGGCACGTCGGCGGCCGTATCAGTTGTTTCCGTGCTCTCGATCTCAGCGATTGGAAGTCGGACGAACGAAAGTTGGAGTTCCGGCATCGTCCGCCTACGCGTCTCAAAGACGGGGACGAACACGAGCGCAACGTCGTCGTTCCCGAGGACGTCGCGGAGGTTCTCGACGTCTGGATCGAGCGTAGTCGCCCGCGGAAGCGTGACGAGCACGGTCGGAGACCGTTGTTTACTACGGTTCAAGGCCGGGCCTCGGGTACGACGTTCCGGTGCTGGGCGTATCAGGCCACGCAGCCGTGTCTGTATACTGGGTGTCCGCACAATCGACGACGCGCTTCGTGCGAGTTCACGGAACGCCAGCATTCCAGTAAGTGTCCGTCGAGTCGTGGTCCCCACGCGATTCGAACGGGTTCGATCACGTGGCAGCTCAACAACGGCCTCTCGTACGTGAAGGTCGCGAAGCGCGTCGCGGCCTCGCCCGAGACGATCCGGCGGTACTACGACAAGCCGGACTACGACGAGGAGTTGGAACGGCGGCGTCCGGACACGGAGAAACTCGACATCCTCACGAGTTCGTTCTGACCATGATCACCGTTATCGATAGCCGATACGAAGAACCGACAGAATCCCCGAAAACCGCCAAATCGGGGCCCTCCGTCCCCATCTCCTGTCGCGAGCAACTCCGCGAGCGACGGCGATGACACCCGGAGGATTTGAATCAGGGAGCGAGCGTGAGCGAGCGACCGCGGGCGGTCGAGACGAGCGAGGGCGAACTCGGGTTCTGCTCACTCCTCAAACTGGCTCAACTAGACAGTGCCGATAGCTGGTTACTGGCATCCGAGAGCGGAATACCGAAGAGGATCACGAATATTAGTTAACTGACATCATAGTGTCTGACTCCGTCTCGATGCAGCGATCTCCTCCGTGCTGCCGACGAGAGAGTAGACTCGTTTACTCCCATCGGATTACGTGGCGGAGCCACGCTGTGTCCGTCGTTCGGCCTGTTCACTCTGTAACGCTCTCGACGATGATCTCGTCCGCTTCGAGTTCTTCGAGAACCGCTCCGAACCCGCCCACCGTGACGGATCGATCTCCGGTGTCGACTACGAACGCGGCCTGTTCAGCCAAGTGGAAGAGGGAAAGCGGTTCGTCAACGACCGGTTCGCCCGCGTACTGTATCGTCGTGACGACGCCGGAGATCTCGCATGGTCTCCTCGTTTCGACCCACCGGCCACGCACCCGGACGTTCACGCTCTGCTCCTCCCGAAGGTACGGTTCGATCATCCTGATACAGCTGCGGATCTCGCTGAGTACGACGGGAAGTCGAACGTCCGGATCCGCGTAGATCGGTTTCGCGACCTCCGACAGCCCGGCGAGGTAGAACCACAGCAGGTACTCGTGGAGCGGGTCGTCGACGAGGAACCCATACTCGTCGGACGATCCGACGTTCAGCGCGAGTCGCGCCTTCCGGTGATCGACGAGCGCGACGAACGGCTTTCCCTTACACGGCACTGTCTCGCGCGCTTCGGCACACGCCGCCTCGAAGTCAGCTTCGTCGAGCACTATGTCCTCGTCCGGCCGCGGGTGGATCACGATCCGAACGTAGACGTGATTCTCATGGGCGGCCGCGAGCGCCGGCCTGAGTTCGAGGAACTGGGGCGGCGTGACCGCGAGCAGAATGTACTGGTCGGCCGTTCGAACGTCGCGCTTGGTCCGTTCGAAGACCGTCTCGAACCGTCGTACGACGGTTAGCTCGTGGTCGTGGGGCTCCGACTGGTGCCAGCGGTCCTCGATCTCCCCGATGGCCGCTTCTAACCGTCCCACGTGGGTCCTGATGTTCGCGAGCGCCTCCGTGGGATCCTTCGCGCGGGCGTAGAGCCGATCCTGTTTGTACGTGGTGACGTAGCCGTCGTCCTCGAGTCCACGGAGGACGTCGTAGATGCGCGGACCCGGAACGCCGCTCGCGGTGGCGAGGTCGCTCGCCGACGCCGATCCCAGTTCGAGCAGCGTCACGTAGGCGTCGGCCTGGTACGGCGAGAGGCCGGCGCCCCGGAGTACGGTGATGAGTTCGGCGGTTTCCATCTGCCTGCTCCTACGGAGCGTAACGACAAAACCTCACGCGAGAGAGGAGACCCGACATCGCTGTTGGCTCTACGCGGCGGTAACCGCTGCCGCGATGAACCACCAGTTGGTGCCGGCTGTGGGTTCCCGTGCTTTCTGTTCGCTCTTCGAGAGATCTCGACGGTGTTTCCAGGCCATTGCAGGAGAGGGTGGGGGAGCAGGGGAGATAAGAATTGCCAATTTTCTTAACAATTGCCGTTGTAGGACAACGCCCGTTGTTCCTCGCGGGATTGGGATCTGACTCGACACGAACCGCACCGCAGTGACGGGCCCGCTACGAACCGGCGGCGGCGGTTCGTTCGGTTGTCAATCCCGCGGCGAGCGCGCTAACGAGCAGTTCCTGGACCCGGTCGTAATACCCCTCGTCGTACTCCCGGTACTCGTCTCTGTGGAGTACCATCAGCCCGATCGTCCCGATCAACCCGAGGACCGTGACCGGGTCGTGGTCCGCGATCAGTCCGTCGCTCCGTTCCTGAATCGATTCGACGTACGGGACGATTTCGGCCAGTCCCTCCCGCTGAATCTCTTCTAATCGCTCCGCCGAGACGTCGTCGCGAAATATCCGTCTGTAGGTCTCATCGCCGATCATCTGCTGGACGAGCGGGTTGCTCTCGGCGAACTCCCTGTAGCACCGGCACAACCGTTCGAACTCCTCGCGCGGATCGTCGATGCCCGCCAGTTCGTCCCGAAGGCTCCGGGTGAAGGCGTCCGTCTCACGCTGGAGGATCTCGAGGTACAGGTCGGCCTTCGAGTCGAAAAAGAGGTAGAACGTGCTCTTCGCGATCCCGACCGGTTCGGTGATGTCCGCGACGTTCGTCTTCTTCGGCCCGA
The Halomarina pelagica DNA segment above includes these coding regions:
- a CDS encoding J domain-containing protein, which translates into the protein MSALDWPAGFDRTPAKERTRNNRYEATLRQSIDDLGDELARVGVDDWRLSTGAQHQTRNPNLPYADANPDDPGAVVRWSMDGEQYAVACDAYSRLRDNVRTLYLYVREKRKMEQRPVRTGESEFANARLPSGDDVVATEPAPHEVLEVTPDADPEAVRAAYRERVKEVHPDRGGSTEAFQRVRSAKEVLLDGE
- a CDS encoding winged helix-turn-helix domain-containing protein, with product MRPRTSWMTDSDDTILEFLQDCNLALPPRAIEYNLRSRHNVEISYSTVNRRLKPLFEVGLVQKEYPKGGFYSLTEKGRAYLAGDLEASELERDEK
- a CDS encoding TetR/AcrR family transcriptional regulator, whose protein sequence is MHGFSDDERDRIREELVEVGREKILAFGPKKTNVADITEPVGIAKSTFYLFFDSKADLYLEILQRETDAFTRSLRDELAGIDDPREEFERLCRCYREFAESNPLVQQMIGDETYRRIFRDDVSAERLEEIQREGLAEIVPYVESIQERSDGLIADHDPVTVLGLIGTIGLMVLHRDEYREYDEGYYDRVQELLVSALAAGLTTERTAAAGS
- a CDS encoding TrmB family transcriptional regulator — protein: METAELITVLRGAGLSPYQADAYVTLLELGSASASDLATASGVPGPRIYDVLRGLEDDGYVTTYKQDRLYARAKDPTEALANIRTHVGRLEAAIGEIEDRWHQSEPHDHELTVVRRFETVFERTKRDVRTADQYILLAVTPPQFLELRPALAAAHENHVYVRIVIHPRPDEDIVLDEADFEAACAEARETVPCKGKPFVALVDHRKARLALNVGSSDEYGFLVDDPLHEYLLWFYLAGLSEVAKPIYADPDVRLPVVLSEIRSCIRMIEPYLREEQSVNVRVRGRWVETRRPCEISGVVTTIQYAGEPVVDEPLSLFHLAEQAAFVVDTGDRSVTVGGFGAVLEELEADEIIVESVTE
- a CDS encoding tyrosine-type recombinase/integrase yields the protein MSDKPRQRDLSPTEAAERFIARREKRNTDMTVRSYANRLREFVRWAAENDIEAMRELDGWWLDEYERHLEAKDNAPATIKGKMSSLDQLLKYCASIEVVDSDLPDKLEIPKLSKDEETSDAKLDADDARKLLSFFRESVRHRATVQHVILELMWHVGGRISCFRALDLSDWKSDERKLEFRHRPPTRLKDGDEHERNVVVPEDVAEVLDVWIERSRPRKRDEHGRRPLFTTVQGRASGTTFRCWAYQATQPCLYTGCPHNRRRASCEFTERQHSSKCPSSRGPHAIRTGSITWQLNNGLSYVKVAKRVAASPETIRRYYDKPDYDEELERRRPDTEKLDILTSSF